One window of the Brevundimonas goettingensis genome contains the following:
- a CDS encoding Crp/Fnr family transcriptional regulator, with protein MIDASAVPEDPLDTPPLLPQDTVPATPFDDLAPGLAALGFQQAAWRGEMMSRPRPGPGLRLVTRGTACLTHTESGLCTAMISEGFAIGSSTGVWLTDGAYTDVPFDQLCDAYGSAAALAVWIRAADLARSAVETELTCFVHHTAPRRFARWFLPLAGTGEAIHLTQVELARLGGLQRTSACAAMAILQAAGALKVMRGRFVIQDPDALALAACDCCTRFASPDGRGGPGQMKGSAELIAGPGFVAP; from the coding sequence ATGATCGACGCCTCCGCCGTACCTGAAGACCCGCTCGACACGCCGCCTCTCCTCCCCCAAGACACTGTTCCGGCGACCCCTTTCGATGATCTAGCTCCGGGCCTTGCAGCGCTGGGTTTCCAGCAAGCCGCCTGGCGCGGCGAAATGATGAGCCGGCCGCGGCCGGGTCCCGGCTTGCGCCTCGTCACCCGAGGGACCGCGTGTTTGACCCACACGGAATCCGGACTCTGCACGGCCATGATTAGCGAGGGATTCGCTATCGGCTCCTCCACCGGCGTTTGGTTGACGGACGGGGCCTACACCGACGTGCCATTCGATCAGTTGTGCGACGCCTACGGATCGGCGGCGGCTCTGGCGGTCTGGATACGAGCGGCGGATCTCGCGCGCTCCGCGGTCGAGACCGAACTGACGTGTTTCGTCCATCACACCGCCCCCCGGAGGTTTGCGCGATGGTTTCTTCCGCTGGCGGGAACTGGCGAAGCGATCCATCTGACCCAGGTGGAACTCGCGCGATTGGGCGGCCTGCAGCGCACGAGCGCCTGCGCGGCCATGGCGATCCTGCAGGCGGCGGGCGCCCTCAAGGTCATGCGCGGCCGGTTCGTCATCCAAGACCCCGACGCCCTCGCGCTCGCCGCGTGTGATTGCTGTACGCGCTTCGCCAGCCCTGATGGCCGAGGCGGCCCTGGTCAGATGAAGGGATCGGCGGAGCTGATCGCCGGCCCGGGATTCGTCGCGCCTTGA
- a CDS encoding DUF6894 family protein: MPRYFFDTQDGRCVRDPEGAELPDAQAAKREGLSILGEILRYQGEEFWKTAHFSVIVTNAAGERIVTLTANAIEDIDDRTIGAPHEPAD, translated from the coding sequence ATGCCCCGCTATTTTTTCGATACGCAAGACGGGCGTTGCGTTCGGGATCCGGAGGGCGCCGAACTGCCCGACGCTCAGGCCGCCAAACGGGAAGGTCTGTCGATCCTGGGCGAAATCCTCCGCTATCAGGGCGAGGAATTCTGGAAGACGGCGCATTTCAGCGTCATTGTCACGAACGCTGCGGGGGAGCGGATCGTGACCCTGACCGCCAATGCGATCGAAGACATCGATGACCGAACCATCGGAGCCCCCCATGAGCCTGCTGACTGA